The proteins below come from a single Rhodococcus sp. WMMA185 genomic window:
- a CDS encoding FABP family protein, producing the protein MSHTPDAGADPSSEHPSTDASAGDTPGVRRGSGDAAVADAIERSKTTASRNISQLPGLPLPEDTANLRLGPDLDNDLLAVLPLVGVWRGEGEGHDPDTGDYRFGQQIIVSHDGGNYLSWESRSWVLDDEGEYVRPDLRESGFWRISGDGIPGSADEEVVELLLTHSSGVVELFYGRALTQSSWELATDVVIRSSSGALVGGAKRLYGIVEGGDLAYVEERVIADGELLPRLSARLSRYIG; encoded by the coding sequence GTGAGTCACACCCCGGACGCAGGAGCGGATCCCTCCTCCGAGCACCCGAGCACCGATGCTTCGGCCGGGGACACCCCTGGCGTGCGGCGCGGTAGTGGCGATGCGGCCGTCGCCGATGCCATCGAGCGTTCAAAGACGACGGCATCGCGAAACATATCTCAGCTTCCCGGCCTTCCGCTGCCCGAGGACACCGCCAATCTCCGCCTCGGCCCGGATCTGGACAACGACCTTCTGGCAGTACTGCCCCTGGTCGGTGTGTGGCGCGGTGAAGGAGAGGGCCACGACCCCGACACGGGCGACTACCGCTTCGGCCAGCAGATCATCGTCTCCCACGATGGCGGCAACTACCTCAGCTGGGAATCGCGGTCCTGGGTCCTCGACGACGAAGGCGAATACGTACGCCCCGACCTTCGCGAGTCCGGCTTCTGGCGAATCAGCGGAGACGGGATCCCGGGGAGCGCCGACGAAGAAGTCGTCGAACTTCTCCTCACCCATAGTTCCGGCGTAGTCGAATTGTTCTACGGCCGTGCCCTTACCCAGTCGTCGTGGGAACTCGCGACCGATGTCGTGATTCGCAGCTCCTCCGGCGCCCTGGTCGGCGGCGCCAAACGTCTCTACGGCATTGTCGAGGGCGGCGACCTGGCCTACGTCGAGGAGCGCGTCATCGCCGACGGAGAACTCCTCCCCCGCCTCTCCGCGCGACTTTCCCGCTACATCGGCTGA
- the pstB gene encoding phosphate ABC transporter ATP-binding protein PstB, protein MAKRLDLKDVNIYYGKFHAVADVRLSVPPRNVTAFIGPSGCGKSTVLRSLNRMHEVTPGARVEGSILLDGEDIYDSGVDPVGVRKTIGMVFQRPNPFPTMSIKDNVVAGLKLQGERNKKRLDEIAESSLRGANLWNEVKDRLDKPGGGLSGGQQQRLCIARAIAVSPDVLLMDEPCSALDPISTLAIEDLITELKRDFTIVIVTHNMQQAARVSDQTAFFNIEATGMPGRLVEVDDTEKIFSNPTQKATEDYISGRFG, encoded by the coding sequence ATGGCCAAGCGTCTGGATCTCAAGGACGTCAACATCTATTACGGTAAGTTTCACGCCGTTGCGGATGTCCGGCTGTCCGTTCCCCCGAGGAATGTGACCGCCTTCATCGGTCCGTCCGGTTGCGGCAAGTCCACTGTCCTGCGGTCGCTGAACCGGATGCACGAGGTAACTCCTGGTGCGCGCGTTGAAGGTTCGATTCTGCTCGATGGCGAAGACATCTACGATTCCGGCGTCGATCCGGTCGGTGTTCGCAAGACGATCGGCATGGTTTTCCAACGGCCCAATCCGTTTCCGACGATGTCGATCAAGGACAACGTGGTGGCTGGGCTCAAGCTGCAGGGTGAGCGAAACAAGAAGCGGCTCGACGAGATTGCCGAGAGCTCCCTGCGCGGAGCGAATCTATGGAACGAGGTCAAGGACCGCCTCGACAAGCCCGGTGGAGGGCTGTCCGGCGGTCAGCAGCAACGTTTGTGCATCGCCCGCGCGATCGCCGTTTCTCCGGACGTGCTCCTGATGGACGAGCCGTGTTCGGCTCTCGATCCGATTTCGACCCTCGCGATCGAAGACCTCATCACCGAGCTGAAGCGGGATTTTACAATCGTGATCGTCACGCACAACATGCAGCAGGCGGCTCGTGTCAGTGACCAGACCGCGTTCTTCAACATCGAGGCCACGGGTATGCCCGGCCGGCTCGTCGAGGTTGACGACACAGAGAAGATCTTCTCCAACCCGACGCAAAAGGCCACCGAGGATTACATCTCGGGCCGGTTCGGATAG
- the pstS gene encoding phosphate ABC transporter substrate-binding protein PstS, which produces MNFKRSGTVFGAVAVGALTLAACGSDNNATVSGVDASASSATCDGKENLSAAGSTAQKNAMDQFVSTYISVCQEKGKQVNVAYNPSGSGDGRTQFIAGQTDFSGSDSPIEGEQAQLATERCVGGEAWNLPLVFGPVAMAYNLDGVDNLVLNGEVIANIFNGTITNWNDPAIAALNEGVTLPDQTITPVIRSDSSGTTDNFQLYLEAASNGAWTSGAGSDFTGGTGEGARGSAGVAQAVASDTGSITYVEKSFADQNNLSIAQIDNGSGPVELTTETASKSIEDAQFVNADGGDLTLDLSTIYGTSEPGAYPLVLATYEIVCSDGYPADTAAAVKSFLTSAAHEGQSNLAELGYVPLPEGMQAKLTESIDAIG; this is translated from the coding sequence GTGAATTTCAAGCGCAGCGGAACCGTATTCGGTGCAGTGGCCGTGGGAGCACTGACCTTGGCCGCGTGTGGCAGCGACAACAACGCCACGGTGAGCGGCGTCGACGCCTCCGCGTCGAGCGCAACGTGTGATGGAAAAGAGAACCTCTCTGCCGCAGGTTCCACGGCACAGAAGAATGCTATGGACCAGTTCGTGTCCACCTACATCTCCGTTTGCCAGGAGAAGGGCAAGCAGGTCAACGTCGCGTACAACCCGAGTGGTTCGGGAGACGGACGCACCCAGTTCATTGCCGGCCAGACCGACTTCAGCGGATCCGACTCTCCGATTGAGGGTGAGCAGGCGCAGCTGGCGACAGAACGTTGCGTCGGCGGAGAGGCATGGAACCTTCCTCTGGTCTTCGGGCCCGTCGCCATGGCATACAACCTCGACGGTGTCGACAACCTGGTGTTGAACGGCGAAGTCATCGCCAACATCTTCAACGGAACCATCACCAACTGGAACGACCCGGCCATCGCCGCACTCAACGAGGGCGTCACTCTGCCGGACCAGACCATCACCCCGGTCATCCGCTCCGATTCCTCGGGCACGACGGACAACTTCCAGCTGTACCTGGAAGCCGCCTCCAACGGGGCGTGGACCTCCGGAGCGGGTTCCGACTTCACCGGCGGGACCGGCGAAGGAGCCAGGGGCTCGGCGGGTGTCGCTCAGGCTGTCGCCTCCGACACCGGCTCGATCACGTACGTGGAGAAGTCCTTCGCGGACCAGAACAACTTGTCGATCGCGCAGATCGACAACGGCTCCGGCCCCGTCGAGTTGACCACCGAGACCGCATCCAAGTCCATCGAGGATGCACAGTTCGTGAATGCGGACGGCGGCGACCTGACTCTCGACCTCAGCACGATCTACGGAACCAGTGAACCCGGGGCCTACCCTCTGGTGCTCGCCACCTACGAGATCGTCTGCTCGGACGGCTACCCGGCCGACACCGCCGCCGCGGTGAAGTCCTTCCTGACGAGTGCTGCGCACGAAGGGCAGAGCAACCTCGCAGAGCTGGGTTATGTCCCGCTTCCTGAGGGTATGCAGGCGAAGCTGACCGAGTCGATCGACGCGATCGGCTGA
- a CDS encoding TA system antitoxin ParD family protein, protein MTAGVDKVTRIASELVDAAAAEGKREHRSARQQLEHWARVGREVSNQRQIARRRVEAALAGRMPLRALSAEEGAVFNAEIAATLEESLATGNHVADRAAQGRATVSLDEQGRVVKHLPDGTQILL, encoded by the coding sequence ATGACGGCTGGCGTCGATAAGGTCACCAGGATTGCGTCGGAACTCGTCGATGCGGCGGCAGCCGAGGGTAAGCGCGAGCACCGTTCGGCACGTCAGCAGCTCGAACACTGGGCCCGGGTGGGTCGCGAGGTGTCGAACCAGCGACAGATCGCCCGCCGGCGCGTCGAGGCCGCTCTGGCCGGCCGGATGCCACTGCGTGCACTGTCCGCCGAGGAAGGCGCGGTGTTCAACGCCGAGATAGCGGCAACACTCGAAGAATCACTCGCAACCGGCAACCATGTCGCCGACCGCGCCGCGCAGGGCCGCGCGACGGTCTCGCTCGACGAACAGGGCCGCGTCGTCAAGCACCTACCTGACGGCACCCAGATCCTCCTGTGA
- the pstA gene encoding phosphate ABC transporter permease PstA: MTTTLDKPVKTPTFKGVGTRRRITDLVATALVTLAVIVALIPLLWVLLTAIVKGLPALTSATWFTNSLSGLSASDPGGGIYHALVGTLMQGLVAAAMSIPLGLFVAIYLVEYADRKSHLARLTTFMIDILSGVPSIVAALFIYALWITTFGFPKSGFAVSLALVLLMVPVVARSTEEMLRVVPQDLREASYALGVPKWKTVVRIVLPTALPGIITGVMLALARVMGEAAPLLILVGYAPFINFDLFGGEMGTLPGVMVAEMNNPTDAGTNRIWGAALTLILLIALLNVVAKVVGHFSQIRTK, from the coding sequence ATGACCACAACACTCGACAAACCGGTCAAGACGCCGACGTTCAAAGGGGTCGGTACCCGTCGGCGAATCACCGATCTCGTGGCCACCGCACTCGTGACCCTGGCGGTGATAGTGGCGCTGATTCCACTCTTGTGGGTGCTGCTCACCGCGATCGTGAAGGGCCTTCCCGCCCTGACCTCGGCCACGTGGTTCACCAACTCGCTCAGCGGGTTGTCGGCTTCGGATCCGGGCGGTGGTATCTATCACGCCCTCGTCGGCACGCTCATGCAGGGACTCGTGGCCGCGGCGATGTCTATCCCCCTGGGACTGTTCGTCGCGATCTATCTCGTCGAATACGCCGACCGGAAGTCGCATCTGGCCAGGTTGACCACCTTCATGATCGATATCCTCAGCGGTGTCCCGTCCATCGTTGCCGCCCTGTTCATCTACGCGTTGTGGATCACGACGTTCGGTTTCCCCAAGTCGGGATTCGCGGTATCGCTCGCGCTGGTCCTGCTGATGGTTCCCGTCGTAGCTCGCAGTACGGAGGAGATGCTCCGTGTCGTTCCGCAGGATCTGCGCGAGGCGTCCTACGCGCTGGGGGTCCCGAAGTGGAAGACGGTTGTCAGGATCGTGCTTCCTACCGCACTGCCTGGAATCATCACCGGTGTGATGCTCGCTCTCGCCCGAGTGATGGGAGAGGCCGCCCCGCTGCTGATCCTCGTCGGATATGCGCCCTTCATCAACTTCGACCTCTTCGGTGGTGAGATGGGCACGCTGCCAGGCGTCATGGTGGCGGAGATGAACAACCCAACGGATGCGGGCACCAACCGAATCTGGGGTGCAGCGCTGACACTTATCCTCCTCATCGCACTGCTCAACGTCGTGGCCAAGGTTGTCGGCCACTTCTCGCAGATCCGTACCAAGTGA
- a CDS encoding LmeA family phospholipid-binding protein produces MRKLIIGIVFLVALGLVVDFGSAAYAEYRVSRELRAGASLTADPEVTVHGFPFLTQAWEGKYNDIEIRARGVQSSEVGEVTIESTLQGVTAPLSELVDGTVATVPVDHLSGRMLIDATELGQFLGIADLQVSAPPANRSDGTGGSGGSGTPTAGGVVLTGTVPVGPIETTVSVHADLVLDNGQVKIVASDFNFGPNGSTDYSIPDPLAPVILGLFTQTIDPRELPFGVQPTEVYARGSQIVIEGVGNNVTITLDGLQRR; encoded by the coding sequence GTGCGGAAACTCATCATTGGAATCGTATTCCTCGTCGCTCTCGGTCTCGTCGTCGACTTCGGTTCGGCGGCGTATGCGGAATACCGGGTGTCCCGGGAACTGAGGGCCGGCGCGTCACTCACAGCAGACCCCGAGGTCACTGTGCACGGTTTCCCGTTTCTCACCCAGGCATGGGAAGGAAAGTACAACGATATCGAGATTCGCGCGCGTGGGGTCCAAAGTAGTGAGGTAGGTGAGGTGACGATCGAGTCCACGCTACAGGGTGTCACTGCTCCGCTGTCCGAATTGGTGGACGGCACCGTGGCGACCGTTCCCGTCGATCACCTTTCCGGCAGGATGCTCATCGATGCCACCGAATTGGGCCAGTTCCTCGGTATCGCGGACCTTCAAGTGTCGGCCCCACCGGCCAACAGGTCGGACGGCACCGGCGGTTCCGGCGGTTCGGGCACGCCCACCGCAGGCGGAGTGGTCCTCACAGGTACGGTCCCGGTCGGGCCGATCGAGACGACGGTCAGCGTCCATGCCGACCTGGTGCTCGACAACGGCCAGGTGAAGATCGTCGCCAGCGACTTCAACTTCGGGCCGAACGGCAGCACCGACTACAGCATCCCTGATCCGCTGGCCCCCGTGATTCTCGGACTCTTCACCCAGACGATCGATCCCCGGGAACTCCCGTTCGGGGTGCAGCCGACCGAGGTATACGCGAGGGGATCTCAGATCGTCATCGAAGGCGTGGGGAACAACGTCACGATCACCCTCGACGGGTTGCAGAGAAGATAA
- a CDS encoding DUF1416 domain-containing protein, translating into MCGAPVQTQTLPAGVDVEKETVITGRVLAADGQPIGGAFVRLLDGGGEFTAEVVASGTGDFRFFAAPGNWTVRALSSSGNGTSTVSPTGAGVVNVDVTVGE; encoded by the coding sequence ATGTGCGGAGCACCAGTACAGACCCAGACCCTGCCCGCAGGCGTGGATGTAGAGAAGGAAACCGTCATCACCGGCCGCGTGCTCGCGGCTGACGGTCAGCCGATCGGTGGGGCGTTCGTGCGCCTCCTCGACGGCGGCGGAGAGTTCACCGCCGAGGTCGTCGCCTCGGGAACCGGCGACTTCCGCTTCTTCGCAGCCCCCGGCAACTGGACCGTGCGGGCACTGTCCAGCTCAGGCAACGGCACCTCCACGGTGAGCCCGACCGGAGCCGGCGTCGTCAACGTCGACGTCACGGTCGGCGAGTAG
- a CDS encoding zeta toxin family protein: protein MRRLDLVVGPNGAGKSAFVEQRLAPLLPASVLVNADVIAKDRWPDATEEHSYEAARIAATIRDALIEQGESFIAETVFSHPSKLELIDRARQAGYVVVLHVVLVPVELAVARVAERVLEGGHSVPEEKIRERFKRLWALVVDAIDRVDHATVYDNTAADVTRIVARFVDGDAVGEITWPTWTPEELMPTGGHP, encoded by the coding sequence GTGAGACGTCTCGATCTAGTGGTCGGGCCGAACGGCGCCGGCAAGTCGGCCTTCGTCGAGCAACGCCTCGCGCCGCTGCTGCCCGCAAGCGTATTGGTCAACGCCGACGTGATCGCCAAGGACCGCTGGCCCGACGCAACGGAGGAGCACTCCTACGAGGCCGCGCGGATCGCAGCGACCATCCGGGACGCCCTGATTGAGCAGGGCGAGTCGTTCATTGCCGAGACCGTGTTTTCGCACCCATCGAAATTGGAACTGATCGACCGGGCGCGGCAAGCCGGGTATGTCGTCGTGCTGCACGTGGTCCTGGTGCCAGTCGAGTTGGCGGTCGCGCGTGTTGCGGAGCGGGTCCTCGAGGGCGGGCATTCGGTGCCCGAGGAGAAGATCCGCGAGCGATTCAAGCGCCTGTGGGCGCTGGTGGTCGACGCGATTGACCGAGTCGACCACGCGACCGTCTACGACAACACCGCCGCGGACGTTACACGGATCGTCGCACGGTTTGTCGACGGTGACGCGGTCGGCGAAATCACCTGGCCCACGTGGACTCCGGAAGAGCTGATGCCGACCGGCGGTCATCCGTGA
- the pstC gene encoding phosphate ABC transporter permease subunit PstC yields the protein MRENASARTKDAPIESVPRTSGPASRGAGGERSERHPEAELSSPEIQTQTPGPKTASRGKSATRLGDRVFSGAASSAAIFISVLIAAIGVFLIWRAVPALSRNQANFLTSHEWFTVDINDMAFGVLDLFQVTVMVSLFALVLAMPVALGIAIFLAAYSPQWLKRPLAYVVDLLAAVPSVVYGLWGLLVLEPVIQPVAVWLNENLGWFPLFATGTTSITGGGTIFTAGIVLAVMILPIITAVTREVFVQTPTSHIEAALALGATRWEVVRTTIIPFGKSAYISGSMLGLGRALGETMALYLILRTTSQAFGWSLFDGGATIASKIALGYAEFNNDIQAGAYIAAGLVLFVLTFAVNAAARAVITGKKG from the coding sequence ATGAGAGAGAATGCCAGCGCGCGGACGAAAGACGCGCCTATCGAATCAGTACCTCGCACCTCCGGCCCTGCTTCTCGTGGGGCCGGAGGTGAGCGGTCCGAACGGCACCCGGAGGCCGAGTTGAGTTCCCCTGAGATCCAGACCCAGACGCCGGGGCCTAAGACAGCGTCGCGTGGGAAGTCGGCCACCCGTCTTGGGGACCGTGTCTTTTCTGGGGCCGCATCGAGTGCGGCCATCTTCATCTCCGTGCTCATCGCCGCTATCGGCGTGTTCCTCATCTGGCGCGCAGTCCCTGCGTTGAGCCGCAACCAGGCGAACTTCCTCACCAGCCATGAGTGGTTCACCGTCGACATCAACGACATGGCGTTCGGCGTCCTCGACCTGTTCCAGGTCACTGTGATGGTCTCGCTGTTCGCCCTGGTTCTGGCCATGCCAGTCGCGCTTGGTATCGCGATCTTCCTTGCCGCGTATTCGCCGCAGTGGCTCAAGCGCCCGCTGGCGTACGTGGTCGACCTGCTGGCCGCAGTGCCTTCCGTTGTGTACGGATTGTGGGGCCTGCTGGTGTTGGAACCGGTGATTCAGCCGGTCGCCGTCTGGTTGAACGAGAACCTCGGCTGGTTCCCGCTGTTCGCGACAGGCACCACTTCGATTACCGGCGGCGGCACCATCTTCACCGCGGGCATCGTGCTCGCGGTAATGATCCTGCCCATCATCACCGCGGTGACCCGTGAGGTGTTCGTGCAGACACCCACCTCCCACATCGAGGCGGCGCTCGCCCTGGGTGCCACCCGGTGGGAAGTGGTGCGCACCACGATCATTCCGTTCGGTAAGTCCGCTTACATCAGCGGTTCGATGCTCGGCCTGGGGCGCGCCCTGGGTGAGACCATGGCGCTGTACCTCATTCTGCGCACCACTTCGCAGGCCTTCGGGTGGTCGTTGTTCGATGGAGGTGCCACCATCGCTTCCAAGATCGCCCTCGGCTACGCAGAGTTCAACAACGACATTCAAGCAGGTGCCTATATCGCGGCCGGTCTGGTGCTCTTCGTGCTCACGTTCGCCGTGAATGCCGCTGCGCGTGCTGTGATCACCGGAAAGAAGGGCTGA
- a CDS encoding winged helix-turn-helix transcriptional regulator has protein sequence MELLLLTSDPNPEVVLPALALLAHSVRPASKEVSSLLEAHSADVALVDARVDLAAARGLCRLLGSTGSAVPVVAVLTEGGLVAVNSDWGLDDILLPDTGPAEVDARLRLLVGRSGGGMSPESSGTITLGELVIDEGTYTARLRGRPLDLTYKEFELLKYLAQHAGRVFTRAQLLQEVWGYDFFGGTRTVDVHVRRLRAKLGSEYESLIGTVRNVGYKAVRPARTKSGASGNSAASGDELDDQGADDEGAEFESAEGI, from the coding sequence GTGGAGTTACTGCTTCTTACCTCCGACCCCAATCCTGAGGTGGTCTTGCCTGCCTTGGCGCTCCTGGCGCATTCGGTGCGGCCGGCCTCGAAGGAGGTCTCCTCGCTCCTCGAGGCGCATTCGGCCGACGTTGCTCTGGTCGACGCGCGCGTCGACCTCGCGGCGGCTCGCGGGCTCTGCAGGCTGTTGGGGAGCACTGGTTCGGCAGTTCCGGTGGTGGCGGTACTGACGGAGGGCGGTCTGGTGGCCGTCAACTCCGATTGGGGACTCGACGACATACTGCTCCCGGACACCGGGCCCGCCGAGGTCGATGCCCGTCTCCGCCTACTGGTAGGACGCAGTGGTGGCGGTATGAGCCCGGAGTCCTCCGGCACGATCACTCTCGGCGAGTTGGTGATCGACGAGGGCACTTACACGGCCCGACTTCGCGGACGTCCCCTCGATCTCACGTATAAGGAGTTCGAACTCCTCAAATACCTTGCACAACATGCGGGCCGGGTCTTCACCCGTGCACAGTTGCTGCAGGAGGTGTGGGGATACGACTTCTTCGGCGGTACCCGGACGGTCGACGTTCACGTGCGTCGTCTACGTGCCAAACTCGGCAGCGAGTACGAATCGTTGATCGGCACCGTGCGCAATGTCGGCTACAAGGCGGTTCGTCCCGCACGCACCAAGTCGGGCGCATCCGGCAATTCGGCGGCATCCGGCGATGAACTCGACGACCAAGGCGCCGACGACGAAGGCGCCGAATTCGAATCCGCGGAAGGGATCTGA
- the mshD gene encoding mycothiol synthase, with translation MDIPGQSWSARLEPRQVAGVSALLDRATAVDGTSPVSEQGVHAVSGFGGTTGVRHLVWADADRIVGYAQLQPGHGDHPAMAEVVVDPEARGRGIGGRLVTEALSEGGPDARVWAHGNLPAAQAVARRLELVCARELLQLRRPLADTSLPELVVPEGISLRIYRGIEDDSEVLRVNGAAFAWHPEQGSWTERELAERRAEAWFDPAGLFMAFSTTNEDRLLGFHWTKVHPKQGDDPAIGEVYVVAIGPEAQGRGLGRLLTLAGLHYLRDRGLGAVLLYVEGDNTSALRTYNRLGFEKFHVDVAYARV, from the coding sequence ATGGACATTCCCGGGCAGTCCTGGTCGGCGCGACTCGAACCCCGTCAGGTGGCCGGTGTATCCGCTCTCCTGGACCGCGCGACGGCGGTCGACGGTACTTCCCCCGTATCGGAGCAGGGAGTCCACGCCGTGTCCGGCTTCGGCGGCACAACTGGTGTGCGTCACCTGGTTTGGGCCGATGCCGACAGGATCGTCGGATACGCACAGTTGCAGCCGGGGCACGGGGATCATCCCGCCATGGCCGAAGTGGTGGTGGACCCCGAGGCCCGCGGTCGGGGGATCGGCGGCAGGCTCGTGACCGAGGCACTCTCCGAGGGAGGGCCGGATGCGAGGGTCTGGGCGCACGGGAATTTGCCGGCAGCGCAGGCGGTAGCACGGCGACTCGAGCTCGTTTGCGCGCGCGAACTTCTGCAGTTGCGACGCCCGCTCGCCGACACAAGCCTGCCGGAACTTGTTGTACCGGAGGGCATTTCACTTCGGATCTACCGCGGTATCGAGGACGATTCCGAAGTGCTGCGCGTCAATGGCGCCGCATTCGCCTGGCACCCGGAGCAGGGGTCGTGGACCGAGCGTGAGTTGGCGGAGCGCCGCGCGGAAGCGTGGTTCGATCCCGCGGGATTGTTCATGGCATTTTCCACCACGAACGAGGATCGGCTCCTCGGGTTCCACTGGACCAAGGTGCACCCGAAACAAGGTGATGACCCGGCAATCGGTGAGGTCTACGTCGTGGCCATCGGACCCGAAGCGCAGGGGCGGGGCCTCGGCCGGTTGTTGACACTCGCCGGATTGCACTATCTCCGCGACCGCGGGCTCGGCGCGGTGCTGCTCTATGTGGAGGGCGACAACACTTCCGCACTGCGCACGTACAACCGTCTCGGGTTCGAGAAGTTCCATGTCGACGTGGCGTATGCGCGTGTGTGA
- a CDS encoding sulfurtransferase yields the protein MARSDVLVSADWAEQNLKAPKTVFVEVDEDTSAYDGGHIEGAIRLDWRKDLQDGVRRDFLNQQQFSDLLSAKGVANDDTVVLYGGNNNWFAAYAYWYFKLYGHQDVKLIDGGRKKWELDGRPLSRETVTREATQYQAKTPDLSIRAFRDEVIAAIGNKNLIDVRSPDEFSGKILAPAHLPQEQAQQRGHVPGAINIPWSTTANEDGTFKSDEALEELYAEKGYDESKPTIAYCRIGERSSHTWFVLKEILGKSDVKNYDGSWVEYGSLVGAPIELEVH from the coding sequence ATGGCTCGCTCCGATGTCCTAGTCTCCGCCGACTGGGCCGAGCAGAACCTCAAAGCCCCCAAGACCGTTTTCGTAGAGGTCGACGAGGACACCAGCGCATACGACGGAGGCCACATCGAAGGTGCCATCCGCCTCGACTGGCGCAAGGATCTGCAGGACGGAGTCCGCCGCGACTTCCTCAACCAGCAGCAGTTCTCCGACCTCCTGTCCGCCAAGGGCGTCGCCAACGACGACACCGTCGTTCTCTACGGTGGCAACAACAACTGGTTCGCCGCCTATGCGTACTGGTACTTCAAGCTGTACGGCCACCAGGACGTCAAGCTGATCGACGGTGGCCGCAAGAAGTGGGAACTCGACGGTCGCCCCCTCTCACGCGAGACGGTCACCCGCGAGGCCACCCAGTACCAGGCCAAGACGCCCGACCTGTCGATCCGCGCATTCCGCGACGAGGTCATCGCCGCCATCGGAAACAAGAACCTTATCGACGTCCGTTCGCCCGACGAGTTCTCCGGCAAGATTCTCGCGCCGGCGCACCTGCCGCAGGAACAGGCTCAGCAGCGTGGGCACGTCCCCGGTGCGATCAACATCCCGTGGAGCACTACCGCCAACGAGGACGGCACCTTCAAGTCGGACGAAGCCCTCGAGGAGCTGTACGCGGAGAAGGGCTACGACGAGTCCAAGCCCACGATCGCGTACTGCCGAATCGGTGAACGCTCGAGCCACACCTGGTTCGTGCTCAAGGAAATCCTCGGCAAGTCCGATGTCAAGAATTACGACGGCAGCTGGGTCGAATACGGCTCACTCGTCGGCGCACCAATCGAGTTGGAGGTTCACTGA